In one window of Archocentrus centrarchus isolate MPI-CPG fArcCen1 chromosome 11, fArcCen1, whole genome shotgun sequence DNA:
- the nr1d2b gene encoding nuclear receptor subfamily 1 group D member 2b isoform X3 → MLRCCAPCSHGPFPPLSADCTPGGVITYISSSSSSSSPESCLSDSSNGSYQSSSPPRRSSPSHRQLVQPTDPVIAAGGQNLPRTQKSGRSSSTAKSGITKINGLVLLCKVCGDVASGFHYGVHACEGCKGFFRRSIQQNIQYKKCLKNESCPIMRINRNRCQQCRFKKCLLVGMSRDSVRFGRIPKREKQRMLLEMQSAMNNMMNNSQLQSQLHSSQTLPIAKPLPASAADPPSEDTGPGTSCSPSSSPCSSQSDSSSDPEPAVSMDTSPSSASPSASDSSEEEVIGSVTRAHQETFMYNQEQSSLPPQASQPTNTLSSSPTKSATDNQAEERQNTWNHRNNMVTVAAQDSASILDPQDQKEINQCPFRLSRSAATSHFPAYTHGAFRAPSTEGSSNRFCSAPLWKGGNRMHLVCPMNTSPDVDPQKSGHEVWEEFSHSFTPAVREVVEFAKKIPGFRDLSQHDQVSLLKAGTFEVLVVRFASLFDVKDHTVTFLGGKRYSVDTLRAMGAGDLLSSMFDFSEKLMNLQETLIRALRSLITKNHPNESAIFTKLLLKLPDLRSLNNMHSEQLLAFKVHS, encoded by the exons ATGCTTCGTTGTTGCGCTCCCTGTTCTCATGGCCCATTTCCTCCCCTCTCTGCTGATTGCACACCAGGAGGCGTAATAACCTATATCAGCTCGTCCAGCTCTTCCTCCAGCCCCGAGTCCTGCCTCAGCGACTCCTCAAATGGCAGCTACCAGTCATCCTCCCCACCTCGCAGGTCCTCACCCAGCCACCGGCAGCTGGTCCAGCCGACTGACCCCGTGATTGCCGCAGGCGGCCAAAACCTGCCACGGACTCAGAAAAGTGGACGCTCCTCATCCACAGCAAAAAGTGGGATCACAA AAATCAACGGCTTGGTGCTGCTGTGCAAGGTGTGCGGCGACGTGGCCTCTGGTTTCCACTACGGCGTCCACGCCTGCGAGGGCTGCAAG gGCTTCTTCAGGAGGAGCATCCAGCAGAACATCCAGTACAAGAAGTGCCTTAAGAATGAGAGCTGCCCCATCATGAGGATCAACAGGAACCGCTGCCAGCAGTGCCGCTTCAAGAAATGCCTGCTGGTGGGGATGTCCAGAGACT CTGTACGATTTGGCCGAATCCCCAAGCGTGAGAAACAGCGCATGCTGCTGGAGATGCAGAGTGCCATGAACAACATGATGAACAACAGCCAGCTGCAAagccagctgcacagcagccagACTCTGCCCATCGCTAAACCGCTGCCAGCCAGTGCCGCCGACCCTCCCTCGGAAGATACCGGCCCCGGCACCTCCTGCTCTCCATCCTCGTCGCCCTGCTCCAGCCAGTCAGACTCCAGCTCAGACCCAGAACCTGCCGTGTCCATGGACACCAGCCCCAGCTCGGCCTCCCCCAGCGCGTCGGACAGCAGCGAGGAGGAGGTGATCGGCTCGGTGACCCGGGCCCACCAGGAAACCTTCATGTATAACCAGGAGCAGAGTAGCCTGCCACCTCAGGcctcgcagcccacgaacaccctCAGCAGCAGCCCTACCAAGAGCGCTACTGACAACCAGGCAGAGGAGCGCCAGAACACCTGGAACCACCGCAACAACATGGTCACCGTGGCAGCCCAGGACTCCGCCTCCATCCTGGACCCCCAGGATCAGAAGGAGATCAACCAGTGCCccttcagactgtccaggagtgcTGCCACCAGCCACTTTCCAGCTTATACACATGGAGCTTTCAGAGCACCATCCACGGAAGGCTCCTCCAATAGATTCTGCAGCGCCCCCCTATGGAAAGGAGGCAACAGGATGCATCTG GTTTGTCCAATGAACACTTCGCCTGACGTGGACCCTCAGAAGTCCGGCCAcgaggtgtgggaggagttctcCCACAGCTTCACCCCAGCGGTCAGGGAGGTGGTGGAGTTTGCTAAGAAGATCCCGGGCTTCAGAGACCTGAGCCAGCACGACCAGGTCAGCCTGCTGAAGGCTGGCACTTTTGag GTGTTGGTGGTTCGATTTGCCTCACTGTTTGACGTGAAAGACCACACCGTCACCTTTCTTGGGGGGAAGAGGTACAGCGTGGACACTCTGAGGGCCATGGGGGCCGGGGACCTGCTCAGCTCCATGTTTGACTTTAGTGAGAAGCTCATGAA CCTTCAGGAGACGCTGATCCGCGCCCTGCGAAGCCTCATCACCAAGAACCACCCCAACGAGTCGGCAATCTTCACCAAGCTGCTGCTCAAGCTGCCCGACCTGCGCTCGCTCAACAACATGCACTCTGAGCAGCTGCTCGCCTTCAAGGTCCATTCCTGA
- the nr1d2b gene encoding nuclear receptor subfamily 1 group D member 2b isoform X1 encodes MLRCCAPCSHGPFPPLSADCTPGGVITYISSSSSSSSPESCLSDSSNGSYQSSSPPRRSSPSHRQLVQPTDPVIAAGGQNLPRTQKSGRSSSTAKSGITKINGLVLLCKVCGDVASGFHYGVHACEGCKGFFRRSIQQNIQYKKCLKNESCPIMRINRNRCQQCRFKKCLLVGMSRDSVRFGRIPKREKQRMLLEMQSAMNNMMNNSQLQSQLHSSQTLPIAKPLPASAADPPSEDTGPGTSCSPSSSPCSSQSDSSSDPEPAVSMDTSPSSASPSASDSSEEEVIGSVTRAHQETFMYNQEQSSLPPQASQPTNTLSSSPTKSATDNQAEERQNTWNHRNNMVTVAAQDSASILDPQDQKEINQCPFRLSRSAATSHFPAYTHGAFRAPSTEGSSNRFCSAPLWKGGNRMHLVCPMNTSPDVDPQKSGHEVWEEFSHSFTPAVREVVEFAKKIPGFRDLSQHDQVSLLKAGTFEVLVVRFASLFDVKDHTVTFLGGKRYSVDTLRAMGAGDLLSSMFDFSEKLMNLGLSEEEMSLFTAVVLVSADRSGIENVNSVEALQETLIRALRSLITKNHPNESAIFTKLLLKLPDLRSLNNMHSEQLLAFKVHS; translated from the exons ATGCTTCGTTGTTGCGCTCCCTGTTCTCATGGCCCATTTCCTCCCCTCTCTGCTGATTGCACACCAGGAGGCGTAATAACCTATATCAGCTCGTCCAGCTCTTCCTCCAGCCCCGAGTCCTGCCTCAGCGACTCCTCAAATGGCAGCTACCAGTCATCCTCCCCACCTCGCAGGTCCTCACCCAGCCACCGGCAGCTGGTCCAGCCGACTGACCCCGTGATTGCCGCAGGCGGCCAAAACCTGCCACGGACTCAGAAAAGTGGACGCTCCTCATCCACAGCAAAAAGTGGGATCACAA AAATCAACGGCTTGGTGCTGCTGTGCAAGGTGTGCGGCGACGTGGCCTCTGGTTTCCACTACGGCGTCCACGCCTGCGAGGGCTGCAAG gGCTTCTTCAGGAGGAGCATCCAGCAGAACATCCAGTACAAGAAGTGCCTTAAGAATGAGAGCTGCCCCATCATGAGGATCAACAGGAACCGCTGCCAGCAGTGCCGCTTCAAGAAATGCCTGCTGGTGGGGATGTCCAGAGACT CTGTACGATTTGGCCGAATCCCCAAGCGTGAGAAACAGCGCATGCTGCTGGAGATGCAGAGTGCCATGAACAACATGATGAACAACAGCCAGCTGCAAagccagctgcacagcagccagACTCTGCCCATCGCTAAACCGCTGCCAGCCAGTGCCGCCGACCCTCCCTCGGAAGATACCGGCCCCGGCACCTCCTGCTCTCCATCCTCGTCGCCCTGCTCCAGCCAGTCAGACTCCAGCTCAGACCCAGAACCTGCCGTGTCCATGGACACCAGCCCCAGCTCGGCCTCCCCCAGCGCGTCGGACAGCAGCGAGGAGGAGGTGATCGGCTCGGTGACCCGGGCCCACCAGGAAACCTTCATGTATAACCAGGAGCAGAGTAGCCTGCCACCTCAGGcctcgcagcccacgaacaccctCAGCAGCAGCCCTACCAAGAGCGCTACTGACAACCAGGCAGAGGAGCGCCAGAACACCTGGAACCACCGCAACAACATGGTCACCGTGGCAGCCCAGGACTCCGCCTCCATCCTGGACCCCCAGGATCAGAAGGAGATCAACCAGTGCCccttcagactgtccaggagtgcTGCCACCAGCCACTTTCCAGCTTATACACATGGAGCTTTCAGAGCACCATCCACGGAAGGCTCCTCCAATAGATTCTGCAGCGCCCCCCTATGGAAAGGAGGCAACAGGATGCATCTG GTTTGTCCAATGAACACTTCGCCTGACGTGGACCCTCAGAAGTCCGGCCAcgaggtgtgggaggagttctcCCACAGCTTCACCCCAGCGGTCAGGGAGGTGGTGGAGTTTGCTAAGAAGATCCCGGGCTTCAGAGACCTGAGCCAGCACGACCAGGTCAGCCTGCTGAAGGCTGGCACTTTTGag GTGTTGGTGGTTCGATTTGCCTCACTGTTTGACGTGAAAGACCACACCGTCACCTTTCTTGGGGGGAAGAGGTACAGCGTGGACACTCTGAGGGCCATGGGGGCCGGGGACCTGCTCAGCTCCATGTTTGACTTTAGTGAGAAGCTCATGAACCTGGGCCTCAGTGAGGAGGAGATGAGCCTGTTTACTGCTGTGGTTCTGGTCTCTGCAG atcgATCTGGCATCGAGAATGTGAACTCCGTGGAGGCCCTTCAGGAGACGCTGATCCGCGCCCTGCGAAGCCTCATCACCAAGAACCACCCCAACGAGTCGGCAATCTTCACCAAGCTGCTGCTCAAGCTGCCCGACCTGCGCTCGCTCAACAACATGCACTCTGAGCAGCTGCTCGCCTTCAAGGTCCATTCCTGA
- the nr1d2b gene encoding nuclear receptor subfamily 1 group D member 2b isoform X2 has protein sequence MESTKAGGVITYISSSSSSSSPESCLSDSSNGSYQSSSPPRRSSPSHRQLVQPTDPVIAAGGQNLPRTQKSGRSSSTAKSGITKINGLVLLCKVCGDVASGFHYGVHACEGCKGFFRRSIQQNIQYKKCLKNESCPIMRINRNRCQQCRFKKCLLVGMSRDSVRFGRIPKREKQRMLLEMQSAMNNMMNNSQLQSQLHSSQTLPIAKPLPASAADPPSEDTGPGTSCSPSSSPCSSQSDSSSDPEPAVSMDTSPSSASPSASDSSEEEVIGSVTRAHQETFMYNQEQSSLPPQASQPTNTLSSSPTKSATDNQAEERQNTWNHRNNMVTVAAQDSASILDPQDQKEINQCPFRLSRSAATSHFPAYTHGAFRAPSTEGSSNRFCSAPLWKGGNRMHLVCPMNTSPDVDPQKSGHEVWEEFSHSFTPAVREVVEFAKKIPGFRDLSQHDQVSLLKAGTFEVLVVRFASLFDVKDHTVTFLGGKRYSVDTLRAMGAGDLLSSMFDFSEKLMNLGLSEEEMSLFTAVVLVSADRSGIENVNSVEALQETLIRALRSLITKNHPNESAIFTKLLLKLPDLRSLNNMHSEQLLAFKVHS, from the exons ATGGAGTCCACCAAAGCTG GAGGCGTAATAACCTATATCAGCTCGTCCAGCTCTTCCTCCAGCCCCGAGTCCTGCCTCAGCGACTCCTCAAATGGCAGCTACCAGTCATCCTCCCCACCTCGCAGGTCCTCACCCAGCCACCGGCAGCTGGTCCAGCCGACTGACCCCGTGATTGCCGCAGGCGGCCAAAACCTGCCACGGACTCAGAAAAGTGGACGCTCCTCATCCACAGCAAAAAGTGGGATCACAA AAATCAACGGCTTGGTGCTGCTGTGCAAGGTGTGCGGCGACGTGGCCTCTGGTTTCCACTACGGCGTCCACGCCTGCGAGGGCTGCAAG gGCTTCTTCAGGAGGAGCATCCAGCAGAACATCCAGTACAAGAAGTGCCTTAAGAATGAGAGCTGCCCCATCATGAGGATCAACAGGAACCGCTGCCAGCAGTGCCGCTTCAAGAAATGCCTGCTGGTGGGGATGTCCAGAGACT CTGTACGATTTGGCCGAATCCCCAAGCGTGAGAAACAGCGCATGCTGCTGGAGATGCAGAGTGCCATGAACAACATGATGAACAACAGCCAGCTGCAAagccagctgcacagcagccagACTCTGCCCATCGCTAAACCGCTGCCAGCCAGTGCCGCCGACCCTCCCTCGGAAGATACCGGCCCCGGCACCTCCTGCTCTCCATCCTCGTCGCCCTGCTCCAGCCAGTCAGACTCCAGCTCAGACCCAGAACCTGCCGTGTCCATGGACACCAGCCCCAGCTCGGCCTCCCCCAGCGCGTCGGACAGCAGCGAGGAGGAGGTGATCGGCTCGGTGACCCGGGCCCACCAGGAAACCTTCATGTATAACCAGGAGCAGAGTAGCCTGCCACCTCAGGcctcgcagcccacgaacaccctCAGCAGCAGCCCTACCAAGAGCGCTACTGACAACCAGGCAGAGGAGCGCCAGAACACCTGGAACCACCGCAACAACATGGTCACCGTGGCAGCCCAGGACTCCGCCTCCATCCTGGACCCCCAGGATCAGAAGGAGATCAACCAGTGCCccttcagactgtccaggagtgcTGCCACCAGCCACTTTCCAGCTTATACACATGGAGCTTTCAGAGCACCATCCACGGAAGGCTCCTCCAATAGATTCTGCAGCGCCCCCCTATGGAAAGGAGGCAACAGGATGCATCTG GTTTGTCCAATGAACACTTCGCCTGACGTGGACCCTCAGAAGTCCGGCCAcgaggtgtgggaggagttctcCCACAGCTTCACCCCAGCGGTCAGGGAGGTGGTGGAGTTTGCTAAGAAGATCCCGGGCTTCAGAGACCTGAGCCAGCACGACCAGGTCAGCCTGCTGAAGGCTGGCACTTTTGag GTGTTGGTGGTTCGATTTGCCTCACTGTTTGACGTGAAAGACCACACCGTCACCTTTCTTGGGGGGAAGAGGTACAGCGTGGACACTCTGAGGGCCATGGGGGCCGGGGACCTGCTCAGCTCCATGTTTGACTTTAGTGAGAAGCTCATGAACCTGGGCCTCAGTGAGGAGGAGATGAGCCTGTTTACTGCTGTGGTTCTGGTCTCTGCAG atcgATCTGGCATCGAGAATGTGAACTCCGTGGAGGCCCTTCAGGAGACGCTGATCCGCGCCCTGCGAAGCCTCATCACCAAGAACCACCCCAACGAGTCGGCAATCTTCACCAAGCTGCTGCTCAAGCTGCCCGACCTGCGCTCGCTCAACAACATGCACTCTGAGCAGCTGCTCGCCTTCAAGGTCCATTCCTGA